A window from Candidatus Rickettsiella viridis encodes these proteins:
- the ptsP gene encoding phosphoenolpyruvate--protein phosphotransferase, translated as MLKVLRRIVQEVSSAQRFEQALQILVSRVREALHTQSCTVFLLDDKKIYVLLATDGLNPSSVGKVRLTFDQGLVGLIGRTRELINIDNAPEHSDFFYVQGLGEERYKAFLGVPIVHNRALLGVLVVQQEEQRCFDETEEAFLVTMAAQLGGVLAHAEATGEISFKENKEQVQADIIFQGIASAPGISVGQAVVAYPFADLEAVPHKKVKNISAEVSQLKKAFKSARNDIQRLKKHMLSVLPEEEQALFDVYLMILDKASLEKEVIKVIQETQQWAQAALQIVIASHVLQFERVDDDYLRERAADLRDLGRRILMHLQHGQLTPILYPEKTILVGEEVSPSALAEVPEGRLVGIVSVKGSSHSHLSILARSLGIPAITGVENLPVNQLEAQTLIVDGAQGKLIVAPSAPVKQSFIALIEQQREFSDSLEPLRDLPAETLDGYSISLWVNTGLMADANLSLTAGAEGIGLYRTEMPFLIRDCFPAEDEQYGLYRQLLTAFSPRPVVMRTLDIGGDKALPYFPIKEDNPFLGWRGIRVTLDHPEIFLIQIRAMLRANRGLNNLRIMLPMISCVAEADHALRLINQAYEKELSEDPNACKPPIGIMIEVPSAIYQAHALAERVEFLSVGSNDLTQYMLAVDRNNPRVANLYDPFQPSVLQALVQVVEAAHQAQKPVSICGEMASDPLAIPLLLAMGFDALSMNSFSIPRIKSVIRHISFRQAKVLLAQVLKMDNAKTIRDYLGQALASLSLKTLASVEVEA; from the coding sequence ATGTTGAAGGTACTTCGTCGTATTGTTCAGGAAGTTAGTAGCGCACAGCGTTTTGAACAAGCCTTACAAATATTAGTGAGTCGAGTTCGGGAGGCGTTGCATACGCAATCCTGTACTGTTTTTTTATTGGATGATAAAAAGATCTATGTTTTGTTAGCAACCGATGGTTTGAATCCTAGTTCTGTCGGGAAAGTTCGTTTGACGTTTGATCAAGGATTGGTCGGGTTAATTGGTAGAACGAGGGAGTTAATCAATATCGATAATGCCCCTGAGCACAGTGATTTTTTTTATGTCCAAGGCCTAGGGGAAGAACGTTATAAGGCATTCTTAGGAGTGCCTATTGTTCATAATCGAGCTTTGTTGGGTGTGCTCGTCGTACAGCAAGAAGAGCAGCGTTGTTTCGATGAAACCGAAGAAGCTTTTTTAGTGACCATGGCAGCGCAACTAGGTGGCGTATTAGCCCATGCAGAAGCGACGGGAGAAATTTCCTTTAAGGAAAATAAAGAACAAGTTCAAGCAGATATTATTTTTCAGGGTATTGCTAGTGCACCTGGTATTTCAGTTGGCCAAGCCGTGGTTGCTTATCCATTTGCTGATTTGGAAGCGGTTCCGCATAAAAAAGTAAAGAACATCTCAGCTGAAGTATCTCAATTAAAAAAAGCTTTTAAATCAGCACGAAATGATATACAGCGTTTAAAAAAACATATGCTGTCTGTTTTGCCCGAGGAAGAACAAGCGTTATTTGATGTTTACCTGATGATTTTAGATAAAGCGAGCTTGGAAAAAGAAGTCATTAAAGTGATTCAAGAAACCCAGCAATGGGCTCAAGCAGCTTTGCAAATAGTGATAGCGTCTCATGTTCTTCAATTTGAGAGAGTTGATGATGATTATTTACGTGAAAGAGCGGCTGACTTGCGTGATCTGGGTCGTCGAATCTTAATGCACTTACAACATGGGCAGCTTACCCCGATTCTTTATCCTGAAAAAACTATTTTAGTCGGAGAAGAAGTTTCTCCTTCTGCCTTAGCGGAGGTCCCTGAAGGTCGATTAGTGGGTATTGTATCTGTAAAAGGCTCTAGCCATTCACATTTATCGATACTTGCACGTTCCTTAGGAATTCCAGCTATCACCGGGGTAGAGAATTTACCCGTTAACCAGTTAGAGGCACAAACCTTGATTGTCGATGGTGCTCAAGGAAAGCTTATCGTGGCACCTTCAGCACCAGTGAAGCAAAGTTTTATTGCGTTAATTGAGCAGCAGCGTGAGTTTTCTGATAGTTTGGAGCCCTTGCGCGATCTTCCTGCTGAAACGTTAGATGGTTATAGCATTTCACTTTGGGTCAATACCGGATTGATGGCGGATGCTAATCTTTCTTTGACGGCCGGTGCAGAAGGGATCGGCTTATACCGTACAGAAATGCCTTTTTTAATCCGTGATTGTTTTCCTGCCGAGGATGAGCAATATGGGTTATACCGTCAATTATTAACGGCATTTTCTCCTCGGCCTGTGGTCATGCGAACCCTCGATATAGGCGGCGATAAGGCATTGCCTTATTTTCCTATTAAAGAAGATAATCCTTTTTTAGGTTGGCGTGGAATACGGGTAACGCTTGATCACCCAGAAATTTTCTTAATACAAATTCGAGCCATGTTACGTGCGAATCGAGGTCTTAATAATCTGCGTATTATGTTACCCATGATTAGCTGTGTTGCAGAGGCCGATCATGCCTTACGTTTAATTAATCAAGCCTATGAAAAAGAATTGAGCGAAGATCCCAATGCGTGCAAACCACCCATTGGGATTATGATAGAAGTACCCTCAGCAATTTATCAGGCGCATGCATTGGCTGAGCGAGTTGAGTTTTTATCAGTGGGTAGCAATGATTTAACCCAGTATATGTTAGCCGTGGATCGTAATAATCCACGAGTGGCGAATCTCTACGATCCTTTTCAGCCATCGGTTCTGCAAGCATTGGTTCAGGTGGTAGAAGCGGCTCACCAAGCACAAAAACCAGTGAGTATTTGTGGAGAAATGGCCAGTGACCCGTTAGCTATCCCATTATTACTCGCGATGGGATTTGATGCGTTGAGTATGAACTCTTTTTCGATTCCCCGAATAAAATCCGTTATTCGTCATATTAGTTTCAGGCAGGCTAAAGTCTTGTTAGCGCAAGTTTTAAAGATGGACAATGCTAAGACAATCAGAGATTATTTGGGCCAGGCATTGGCTAGTTTAAGCCTAAAAACATTGGCGTCAGTCGAAGTTGAGGCATAG
- a CDS encoding FAD-binding oxidoreductase, producing MNHYNKYQTSFNHYPHQRPQRLSRPESYSELETCTSGGIARGLGGSYGDAALNKDGHVILTERLDRFLEFDEQQGVLCVEAGVSLRKILDLIVPRGWFLPVTPGTSYVTLGGCVAADVHGKNHQRVGSIGQHVVSFTLITAQGEQVQCSPEIHSELFWATIGGMGLTGIIGTVTLKLKPIESAYLLVQHKQTNNLQETFDALSQESSSDEYEVAWLDGLNLPLGRSIIMRARHANLAELPSQQQHAPFIAPPRKTYKLPFYLPNGLLHPTLIKAFNKYYYQQLAKKESPILMSYSDYFYPLDKIVHWPRLYGKRGFLQYQCVIPTESAYTVTKQILETLHAEKHPVYLAVLKRFGKENAAPLSFAMPGFTLALDLPILNQGLFDCLDKLDAMVIEAGGRVYLAKDARLNPEAFRKMYPRYSEWLAVKQQWDPENKLSSGLSRRLEITA from the coding sequence ATGAACCATTATAATAAATATCAAACGAGTTTTAATCACTATCCACATCAACGCCCTCAGCGCTTATCACGTCCAGAAAGTTATTCTGAATTAGAAACTTGTACTTCGGGTGGTATTGCACGTGGTCTGGGGGGTAGTTATGGTGATGCAGCTTTAAATAAAGATGGTCACGTTATTTTAACCGAGCGCTTAGATCGTTTTCTTGAGTTTGATGAACAACAAGGCGTCCTTTGTGTTGAAGCCGGTGTCAGCCTAAGGAAAATACTCGATCTTATTGTTCCACGTGGCTGGTTTTTGCCGGTGACACCCGGGACAAGTTATGTGACATTAGGCGGTTGTGTTGCAGCCGATGTGCATGGAAAAAATCATCAGCGCGTGGGTTCTATTGGACAACATGTAGTGTCTTTCACGTTGATAACAGCACAAGGCGAGCAGGTGCAATGTTCACCCGAGATTCATTCTGAGTTATTTTGGGCAACGATAGGTGGTATGGGGTTAACCGGTATTATTGGTACCGTGACACTAAAACTTAAGCCTATAGAAAGTGCCTATTTACTGGTGCAACATAAACAGACAAATAACTTACAAGAAACATTTGACGCTCTTTCTCAAGAAAGTTCATCCGATGAATATGAGGTGGCGTGGTTAGACGGCTTAAATTTGCCGTTAGGCCGTAGCATCATTATGCGAGCTAGGCATGCCAATTTAGCTGAATTGCCATCGCAACAACAGCATGCGCCTTTTATTGCACCCCCTCGCAAAACGTATAAACTTCCTTTTTATTTACCGAATGGATTGCTTCATCCAACACTGATAAAAGCCTTTAATAAGTATTATTATCAGCAATTAGCTAAAAAAGAATCGCCTATTTTAATGTCTTATAGCGATTATTTTTATCCGCTGGATAAGATTGTGCATTGGCCACGACTGTACGGTAAGCGTGGATTTCTACAATATCAGTGTGTTATTCCTACAGAATCAGCTTATACCGTGACTAAACAAATATTAGAAACCTTACATGCAGAAAAGCACCCTGTTTATTTAGCGGTTTTAAAACGTTTTGGTAAAGAAAACGCAGCGCCTTTATCTTTCGCTATGCCAGGTTTTACCTTAGCATTAGATCTTCCCATTCTGAATCAAGGTTTATTTGATTGTTTGGATAAACTAGATGCAATGGTTATTGAGGCTGGCGGACGTGTTTATTTAGCGAAAGATGCACGCTTAAACCCCGAGGCGTTTCGTAAAATGTATCCCCGTTATTCAGAGTGGCTAGCCGTGAAGCAGCAGTGGGATCCAGAAAATAAGCTTAGCTCGGGTTTGTCTAGACGATTAGAAATTACAGCTTAA
- a CDS encoding regulatory protein RecX, which produces MIHEDGELSGNTAKNSSAKSIALNYLSRREYTQLTLQKKLLQKGISAEIIKTVLQQLIQEGLLNDIRFCEAFIANRIRQGYGPVRIIAELRQQGVNEDTIIAQLQQNESVWLDCIAKMLEKKFSSSPENLKEKHRQIHYLQYRGFRLDQIKKCIATNKI; this is translated from the coding sequence ATGATACATGAGGATGGCGAGTTGAGCGGGAACACCGCCAAAAATTCTAGTGCGAAGAGTATTGCATTGAACTATTTAAGTAGGCGTGAATATACGCAACTAACGTTACAAAAAAAATTATTACAAAAAGGGATTTCGGCCGAGATCATTAAAACTGTATTACAACAATTAATCCAGGAAGGGTTACTAAACGACATACGTTTTTGCGAAGCTTTTATTGCTAATCGCATCCGGCAAGGTTATGGCCCTGTCCGTATCATTGCGGAATTACGTCAACAAGGTGTTAACGAAGACACTATTATTGCTCAGCTTCAACAAAATGAATCGGTTTGGCTGGACTGCATAGCAAAGATGCTAGAAAAAAAATTTTCTTCGTCTCCTGAAAACTTAAAGGAAAAACATCGTCAAATTCACTATCTGCAATACCGTGGATTTAGACTGGATCAAATAAAAAAATGTATCGCAACCAATAAAATTTAA
- a CDS encoding M3 family metallopeptidase: MIHEDGELSGNTAENSNAQNITDTLPQFSRLNPETIVADLKKILKKNREDLPCLLTEITPLDWSLMEQLADLNDCLQRFWSPISHLHAVKQTPELREAYNECLPLLSAYSTELGQNKALYQTIKTLANSNYHFDYAQEKCLHNELRDFHLSGVDLPEKEQKRYRDIQAQLSQLSNQFEENLLDATANWSKLITDKAELQGLPDYVIASAEKAAKDKDLDGYLFTLDYPSYFPVLTHADNRALRETLYKAYITRASEFNDAQYDNGPVLLDILKLRHELSQLLGFANYAQKSLASNKMAKNPEEVIHFLEELLATTRAKAKAERKTLCEFAYVCDKIDTLEPWDSLYYREKLREKNFGISEDALRCYFPVEKVLTGLFGLIHRLFGMHVQEIKNVDVWDPSVRFFAITDAQQQLRGQFYLDIYARPEKREGAWMDDYQSRRRLSDGKIQTPIAFLTCNFSPPIDSTQTALLTHEEVLTLFHEFGHGLQHMLTLIDYEGVSGINGVAWDAVELPSQFLEYFAWEKPVLDLISSHYKTSEPLSDNLIQQMRAARNFQAGLQLLRQLELALFDFRLHAEFEPEKGYPQIQILLDGIRQQIDAFPVIPFNRFQHGFSHIFAGGYAAGYYSYLWAEVLSCDAFYKFLEDGIFNQATGQAFLETILEQGGAIDAVELFKKFRGRAPKIQPFLESLDIK, translated from the coding sequence ATGATACATGAGGATGGGGAGTTGAGCGGGAACACAGCCGAAAATTCAAATGCACAGAATATAACGGACACTTTACCCCAATTTAGCCGGCTAAATCCCGAAACGATCGTTGCAGATTTAAAAAAAATATTAAAAAAAAATCGCGAAGATTTACCTTGTCTATTGACTGAGATAACCCCACTGGATTGGAGCTTAATGGAGCAACTTGCTGATCTAAATGATTGTCTGCAACGCTTTTGGTCGCCCATTAGTCATTTACATGCAGTTAAACAAACGCCTGAATTACGCGAGGCCTATAATGAATGCCTGCCGCTGCTTAGCGCTTATAGTACGGAGCTAGGTCAAAATAAAGCGCTTTACCAAACGATCAAAACTTTGGCGAATAGTAACTATCACTTCGATTACGCACAAGAAAAGTGTCTACATAATGAATTACGCGACTTCCACTTAAGCGGCGTTGATCTTCCTGAAAAAGAACAAAAAAGATACCGCGATATTCAAGCGCAACTTTCCCAACTATCAAATCAATTTGAAGAAAATTTATTAGATGCCACAGCAAATTGGTCTAAACTGATTACTGATAAAGCTGAGTTACAAGGCCTTCCTGATTATGTGATTGCTAGCGCTGAAAAAGCCGCGAAAGACAAAGACCTTGACGGCTACTTATTTACGCTCGACTATCCTTCGTATTTCCCAGTATTAACCCATGCGGATAATCGCGCATTACGTGAAACTTTATACAAAGCTTATATTACGCGCGCCTCTGAGTTCAATGATGCTCAATATGATAATGGCCCTGTTTTATTAGATATACTTAAATTGCGTCATGAGCTCAGTCAACTGCTTGGATTTGCTAATTATGCACAAAAAAGTCTTGCTTCAAACAAAATGGCGAAAAATCCTGAAGAGGTCATCCATTTTTTAGAAGAGCTTCTTGCGACAACTCGTGCGAAAGCGAAAGCAGAACGGAAAACCTTATGTGAATTTGCTTATGTTTGCGACAAAATAGATACCTTAGAACCTTGGGATAGCTTATATTACCGAGAAAAACTGCGAGAAAAAAACTTTGGCATTAGTGAAGATGCTTTACGCTGCTACTTCCCAGTGGAAAAAGTCTTAACAGGACTTTTTGGCCTCATACATCGTTTATTTGGTATGCATGTACAAGAAATTAAAAACGTCGATGTTTGGGATCCTAGTGTACGTTTTTTCGCCATTACTGACGCACAACAACAATTGCGTGGTCAATTTTACTTAGATATCTATGCTCGACCTGAAAAACGTGAAGGGGCTTGGATGGATGACTATCAATCGCGCCGCCGGCTAAGCGATGGAAAAATTCAAACACCCATTGCTTTTTTAACCTGTAATTTTTCACCACCCATTGATTCTACACAGACTGCCTTATTAACTCATGAAGAAGTATTAACCTTATTCCATGAGTTTGGGCATGGTTTACAACACATGCTCACACTAATTGATTATGAAGGGGTTTCTGGCATTAATGGCGTCGCATGGGATGCAGTGGAATTACCGAGTCAATTTTTAGAATATTTTGCCTGGGAAAAACCTGTTTTAGATTTGATTAGTAGTCATTATAAAACCAGTGAACCACTCTCTGATAATTTAATTCAACAAATGCGTGCTGCTAGAAATTTTCAAGCAGGATTACAATTGCTGCGCCAGTTAGAACTGGCTTTATTTGATTTTCGTTTACATGCTGAGTTTGAACCTGAAAAAGGATATCCGCAAATTCAAATATTACTGGATGGGATACGCCAACAAATTGATGCCTTTCCCGTCATTCCTTTTAATCGATTTCAACATGGCTTTTCACATATTTTTGCGGGTGGTTACGCAGCCGGCTATTATAGTTATTTATGGGCAGAAGTTTTATCTTGCGATGCATTTTATAAATTCTTAGAAGATGGTATCTTTAATCAAGCAACAGGACAAGCGTTTTTAGAAACAATTTTAGAGCAGGGCGGTGCAATCGATGCCGTAGAATTATTTAAAAAATTCCGTGGGCGTGCACCGAAAATTCAGCCTTTCCTGGAAAGTTTAGATATTAAATAA
- the recA gene encoding recombinase RecA, which translates to MTEARKKALSIALSQIKKQHGEGAVMRLGDSTQVPVEAISTGSLGLDIALGIGGLPRGRIIEIYGPESSGKTTLTLQTIAECQKKGGIAAFVDAEHALDPIYAGKLGVDLEDLLVSQPDTGEQALEIVDMLVRSNAVDIIVVDSVAALTPRAEIEGEMGDSHMGLQARLMSQALRKLAGNIKRSNTLVIFINQIRMKIGVMFGNPETTTGGNALKFYASVRLDIRRTGSIKKGDEIIGNETRVKVVKNKVAPPFRQVEFEILYNQGICRLGEIIDLGTSNGLIDKAGAWYSFQGDRIGQGKENVKQFLKDRPEVYKSLETQLRERLINKPVPTIPETAEVEAEIAD; encoded by the coding sequence GCGTTTGGGAGATTCGACTCAAGTACCTGTTGAAGCCATATCAACAGGTTCATTAGGTTTAGATATTGCTTTAGGCATTGGAGGATTACCACGCGGACGTATTATTGAAATCTATGGCCCTGAATCTTCTGGTAAAACAACACTCACTTTACAAACCATTGCAGAATGCCAAAAAAAGGGCGGGATTGCCGCATTTGTCGATGCCGAACATGCACTGGATCCTATTTACGCAGGTAAACTTGGCGTCGATCTAGAGGATCTTTTGGTTTCGCAACCTGATACCGGCGAACAAGCCTTAGAAATCGTTGATATGTTAGTCCGCTCAAATGCCGTCGATATTATTGTTGTCGATTCCGTTGCTGCACTAACGCCACGCGCTGAAATTGAAGGCGAGATGGGCGACTCGCACATGGGCTTACAAGCGCGCTTAATGTCACAAGCGTTACGTAAGTTAGCTGGAAATATTAAACGCTCCAATACACTGGTTATTTTTATTAACCAAATTCGTATGAAAATCGGTGTTATGTTTGGTAATCCAGAAACAACCACCGGCGGTAATGCACTTAAGTTCTATGCATCTGTACGTCTTGATATACGCCGTACTGGCTCAATTAAAAAAGGTGACGAAATCATCGGTAATGAAACACGGGTTAAAGTTGTTAAAAACAAAGTAGCTCCGCCCTTCAGACAAGTGGAATTTGAAATTCTCTATAACCAAGGTATCTGTAGGCTCGGAGAAATAATTGATTTAGGTACATCCAATGGATTAATCGATAAAGCGGGCGCTTGGTATAGCTTCCAAGGTGATCGAATAGGACAAGGAAAAGAAAACGTAAAACAGTTCCTTAAAGATCGTCCTGAAGTATATAAAAGCTTAGAAACTCAATTACGCGAACGTTTAATCAATAAGCCTGTACCAACGATACCGGAAACGGCTGAGGTTGAAGCAGAAATAGCTGATTAA